The genomic interval ATGTGCTTCAGCGCCAGGGCTTCTACAACCCGCCGCCCGGCGCGTCCCCCTACCCCGGTCTGGAGTGCGCGGGCCGCATCCTCGCGCTCGGCCCCGGGGTGACCGGCTGGGCGGTCGGCGACGCCGTGTGCGCGCTACTGGCGGGCGGCGGCTACGCGGAGAAGGTAGCCGTGCCGGCGGGCCAGCTCCTCCCCGTACCGGAGGGCGTCGACCTGGTGGAGGCCGCGGCGCTCCCCGAGGTCACCGCGACGGTGTGGTCCAACGTCTTCATGGTGGCCCACCTCCGCCCCGGCGAGACCTTCCTGGTGCACGGCGGCTCCAGCGGCATCGGCACGATGGCGATCCAGCTGGCGAAGGCGGTCGGGGCCCGGGTCGCGGTCACGGCGGGCAGCCCGGAGAAGCTCGCCCGGTGTGCCGAGCTGGGGGCGGACATCCTCATCAACTACCGCGAGCAGGACTTCGTCGAGGAGCTGCGGGAGAACACTGCCGGGTCGGGGGCCGACGTCATCCTGGACCTCATCGGCGCCAAGTACCTGGACCGGAACGTCACGGCGCTCGCCGTCAACGGCCGCCTCGCGATCATCGGGCTCCAGGGCGGGGCCAAGGGCGAGCTGAATCTCGGCGCCCTGCTGACCAAACGGGCCGCCGTCACCGCGACCTCCCTGCGGGGCCGCCCGCTCCACGAGAAGGCAGCCATCATCGCCGCCGTACGCGAGCACGTGTGGCCGCTGATCGCGGACGGGGTGGTCCGGCCGGTGGTGGACCGGGCGCTGCCGATGGCGGACGCCGCCGAGGCGCACCGGGTGCTGGAGTCCAGCGCGCACATCGGGAAGGTGCTGCTGGTCGCGCCGTCGGCCGGCATCTGACCCGCAAACGGCCGCGCGAACGACGAGGGGTCCGCAAACGACCGCGCACACGACGAGGGGCCCGGCGCACACGATGTGTGCGCCGGGCCCCTCGCGGTCGGTCCTCGGACTTCAGGAGGCGGATACGGGGGATACAGGGGGGACGGGACAGGGGGCAGGGGGTTACAGATACGGGCCCGAACGGATCGGGCCGTGCGGGTCCGCGCCGCCTTCCTCGTCCTCGTGTCCCGTGCCGGGCGGCAGGGCGCGGCGCATCTGCTCCAGCTGGGCGCGGGCCGCCATCTGCTGCGCGAACAGCGCCGTCTGGATGCCGTGGAACAGGCCCTCCAGCCAGCCCACCAGCTGGGCCTGGGCGATCCGCAGCTCGGCCTCGGAGGGCACCGACTCCTCGGTGAACGGCAGGGAGAGCCGCTCCAGCTCCTCGACCAGCTCGGGCGCCAGGCCGTCCTCCAGCTCCTTCACGGAGCTGGCGTGGATCTCCTTGAGCCTTACCCGGCTCGCCTCGTCGAGAGGAGCCGCCCTGACCTCCTCCAGGAGCTGCTTGATCATGCTGCCGATGCGCATGACCTTCGCGGGCTGTTCCACCATTTCCGTCACCGGGACCTCGCGCGACTCGTCGTCACTGGCACCGCCGCCGATAGCCATTCCGTCCTGGCCCACGACAAGGACCTGCGGGTGCTCCTGCGACCGGTCATTCCTCGGCATTTCCATGCCGCCATTGTCTCGCACACGTGCCGTACCCCACGTTGGTGCCCCCGAAAACGGAAGATCCACCGTCCTCGGGGGCACCGAAAGCCTTCCAGCAGCACCAGCAGCACCAGCAGCACTGGCAGCGCCGGCAGCACCGGAAGCCTCCGGCAGCGCCTCTCACCCCGCGCGTCGGGCCAGGGTCAGCCGGGAGCTGGTGAGGTCGGCGGCCAGGAGTCCGGCGAGCACCGGGACGACCACGGCCAGCAGCCCGATGGTCTCCCACGGCATCACGATCGGCGTGTAGGCCGACTGCATCGGGTCCTCCCGCATGTCCGCGAGGGCCGCGCGCAGGTCGGTCAGCCGCAGGGCCACCGCGGGCACGAGCCCCGCCACCGTTCCCAGGAGCACCCCGGTCAGGGCGACGACCAGGCACTGGAAGCCGGACAGCGAACGCCGTACGCCCGGGGGCGCGCCCACCGCGCTGAGCGTGGTGAGGTCGGCCTCCGCGTCGGCCTTGGACAGCCCGGTCGTGATCGCCGCCGCGCCCAGGGTCACCACTCCGGCGAAGAGGGCGAGGATCAGCAGGATCGTGTCGTCGTCCGTCCGGGACCTCTCCTCCGAGGTCATCAGGTACGCGCGGTTCCCCGCTTGGTCGAGTGCGGCTTGGACCGACTGGTTCTCGGCGTCCGTGGGCTCGCGGTTCAGCGTGAAGAAGCTGCCGTACTCCTTGACGTGCAGGCCGAGCCGCTCGGCGGTCTTCTCCGGCATGACCATCCGGATGCCCGGCGTCGCCGCGTAGTGGTCCGGAGCGACGTACACCTTCAGCCGGTCCGTGGTGGTGCGGGCCTTGCCCGGGTGCAGGGCCCGGTTCTTCTTGTCGCGCGCGTTGTAGATATGGGTGGCCTTGAGCGTGACCTCGCCACCCTTCGCGTACGCCGGGTTCAGCAGGACGGGGGTCCCCTCGGCGATGGCCTTCGCCGCCGCCGGGTCCTCCAGCTTCACGTACGAGTCGAGGACGTCCGCGCCGCCGATGACGATCTTGTGCTCATCGGTGCCGAACGCGACCATCGTGTAGTTCTCGTCCATGCAGGCCGGGGAGTTCATCAGCCGTTTGTGCTCGTCGGCCGAGATCCGCAGGGCGAGTTCCTTGGCTCCCTTGCCCTTCAGCGGGCAGGAGTGGCCCTTGCCGGTGGGCTTCACGAGTTCGAGGGTGCCGCAGCCGTTCTCCTCCTCGTAGTACACGGAGCAGTCGCTTCCGGCCCAGACGCGTCCGATGTCGGCGCGCCCACCGCTGACCGGGAGGTTCTCCTCGACGGCGGCCCGGGAGCGGGGCAGGTCGGCGTTGTCGCGGTCGTCGGAGGCCATCAGCGCCGCAGTGCCCGGGGTCATGTTGGGCGTGTAGTCGTACGCCTGCTCGGCGGCGCCGCTGCTGGTGTACGTGGCGATGGCGATGCTCCCCGCGACGGCCGCCATCACGGCGGCGACGGCGGGTGCGGTGCGGCCCCGGTTGCGGGCCGCGTCGCGCAGGGCGATGCGGGGCGTCAGCGGGAGCCTCCGGCCGAGCCGGCCGAGGAGGCCGACGATCACCGGAATGCAGCCGAGGACGCCCAGTTCGGCGAGGATGGAACCGCCGGCGACGAGATTGGTGCTGCCGTTGACCCCGCCGTAGACGGCGACGGCGACACCGGCACCGAGTGCGGTGACGCCGATGACGGGCAGCACCCGGGAGCCGCGGCGGGTGCCGCGCCGGCCGGTGAGCGACTCCAGGACCGACTGGCGGCCCGCGACGATCGCCGGGGCGAGTGCGGCGAGGACGCCGGTGACCAGGCCGAGCACGGCGATGCCGAGGATCTCCCAGGGCCGTACGGTCAGTTCGCCGAAGCGGCTGCCCGCGTAGTCCTCGATCATCGGGCGGAACAGGGCGGTCAGACCGAATCCGGCGCCGACCCCGACCACCGCGCCGACCGCGCCCAGCACGGCGCCGCCCGCGAGCACCACGGCCCGGACCTGGCCCCGGGTGCCGCCGCACGAGCCGACCAGGCCCAGCTGCCGGCGGGAGCGGCGGGCGCCGACGGCGAACGCCGGGCCGGCCAGCAGCACGATCTCCAGGAGGGCCATGGCCGCCACCGTGAGGGCCGCCGCGGTCAGCGCCTTGTCCGTGGCGTTGTACGGGTCGCCCATCATGGCGGCCATCGGGATCTCGGAGTCCGGCGGCGGATCCAGGGCGACCCGGCGGGACATGACCACCACGCCCTTGTCGTTGGCGGCGAGAACGTCCTGCCAGGTCACGCCCGCGCCGGTCGGGGCCTGGACCAGCCACCTCGGGTCGCTCGCCTGGGGCGGCAGGACGTTCTTGTCGCGGTCGGCGGTCTTCTGCCAGGGGTCGATGACCGAGCCGGGGAGCGCGTACAGGGAATCGGCCCGCAGGTCGGCGGGGAGTTCGACCGCGCCGGTGAGCGTGTAGGTCTGGTCGGGGCCGCGCACCGTGACGCGGTCGCCGACGGACAGCCCGGACGCCTCGATGAAGTCCTCGGTCGCCGCGATCTCGTCGTCGGCCCGGGGGTAGGCGCCCTCGGTCAGTTCGATGCGGCCGCGCAGCATCGGGTCGGAGACGCTCAGTTCGGTGATCTCGGTGTCCGTGATGCCGTGGCGGGTGGTCACCGACGCCGGTGCGGTCCGCTCGGTGAGATACCGCGAGCCCTCGGGGAAGGCCGCGGGCACGTCGACCGGCCTCTCCTGCTCCTCCGGGGTGGGGTCCGGGGCGCCCTGGGGTGTTCCCCAGGTCGCGCCGTCGGGCATCTGCTGGAGCTTCACCGGGCCCATGCTCGTGGCGGAGAACCGGGCGTCGGCCGCCCCCAGCTCAGCGGTCAGTTCCTTGGCCTTGGTGGGCAGGGCGCTGCGGTAGGTGAGGTCGGCGGCGGTCACGCCGAGGACCGGCAGGGCGATCATCGCGACGACCAGGGCGCTGCGGCCCTTGGCCCGCACGGCGTCGCGCCGGGCTATGCGGAAGGCGGCGCGCCAGCCGGGGAGCGGGTTCACGTGGCGGCCTCGGCGGTTCCGGTGGAGAGCAGGGAGTCGGCCCCGGTGGTCAGCGTCTGGTCGACGATCGAGCCGTCCCGGAGGAACACGACCCGGTCGGCCCAGGCCGCGTACCGGGGCTCATGGGTCACCATGACGCCGGCCGCGCCCTGGTCGCAGCGGGTGCGCAGCAGGGCGAGGACGGCCTCGCCGGTCTCGGAGTCGAGCGCTCCGGTCGGCTCGTCGGCGAGCACGAGGCGCCGGTCGCCGACGAGGGCGCGGGCGATGGCGACGCGCTGCTGCTGGCCGCCGGACATCTCGTCGGGGAAGCGGTCGGCGATCTCCTCCAGCTTCAGCTCGGCCAGTGCGGCGAGGGCCTCCTTGCGGGCCTTGCGCACGGAGACGCCGTCGAGTTCGCGGGGCAGCGCGATGTTCTCGGCGGCGGTGAGGGCGGGGATGAGGTTGTAGTCCTGGAAGACGTAGCCGACGCTGCGGCGGCGCAGTGCGGCCATCCCCTTGGGGCCGAGGGCGGCGATGTCCTGGCCCTCGATGACCACCTGGCCGCTGGTGGCGGTGTCCAGCCCGCCGGCCAGGGTCAGCAGGGTGGACTTGCCGGAGCCGGAGGGGCCCATCACGGCGACCAGTTCGCCCGGGTGCACGGCGAGCTGGATCCCGCGCAGGGCGTGCACCTCGGCGATGCCGGAGCCATGGGTACGGGTCAGCGCCCGCAGTTCGAGTACGGGGCTGCCGCCGGGCGTCCCGGAGGACGGCGGGGGCGGGGGTGTGGCGGACGAAGGCATGGCGAGTGGTTCCCCCCTGGGAACGGACGGGGTCAGGTGCGGGCGGTGGTGGCGCCCGGGATGGGGGCGGCGGCGGTGCTGCCCGGAGGTATGGCCGGCGGCGGTGGTGCCCGGGATGTGGGCGGCGGTGCCGGGAGAGGCGTCCGCCGGTGCCGCGGGTGCCGGCGTCAGCGCCTGGACCGGGTCCGGCCGGCCAGGGAGCGGGCCGGGCCGCGGGTCGCCGTGGGGCCGGGCTCGGCGGAGGGTTCGGTCGCGGCGGCCTCGGCGAGACGGACGAGCCGGGACTCGCAGTGGTCGAGCCAGCGGGCCTCGGCCTCCGCCTGGAAGATCAGCTGCTCCACGACGAGGAGCCAGGCGACCTCGTCCCGGTTGGCCGGGACGTCGGCCAGGGCCTGTGCCTTGAGGCGGGTGTAGTCCTGCATCGCCTTGAGCGTGTGGTGGCGCTGGGCCTGGATGACGTCCCGGATGTCGACGCCGGGCGCGCCCACGGCCATGGCGAGCTTGATGGCCAGTTCGTCGCGGGGCGGACTGGTGCGGTCCACGGGCGTCTCGAACCAGGTGCGCAGCTCCGTGCGGCCGTCGTCGGTGATCGCGTACAGGTCGTGCCCGGCGTCGTCCGAGCCCTCCTGGACGATCATGCCGTCGCGCTCCAGCCGGCTGAGCGTCGTGTAGACCTGCCCGACGTTCAGGGGCCAGGTGGAGCCGGTGCGTGACTCGAACTCGGTGCGGAGCTGGGACCCGTAACGAGGGCCCCGCTCCAGCAGGGCCAGCAGGCCGTGGCGAATGGACATACTGAGTATGTATACCGAGTATGTTCGTCCTGGCAAGTCGCATCGGTACGGTTCCGCGCAGCGCGACAAGGTGTTATGCGCAGCGCGACGAGGGGGCGCGACGCTCAGTTCGCCTGACGCATACGGAAGGCGAGGAAGCCGAGCCCCAGCCCGACCAGCGCGATGCCCGTACCGAGCGAGACCTGCTGTATCCGTTGTACGGACGCGGCGTCCAGAGCCTGTCCGGACCGGGGCCCCGGATCGGTGAAGGCGCTGGGCGGCGGGGCGGAACCGGGCAGGTCAACCGGTTCTACGAGGTCCGCATCGGGCTCGTCCTCCGGCACCGGCTCGTCGGCCCGCGCCAGCTCCAGCGGCGTCAGTGAACGCCCCGGCCGCGCCTTGCCCGCCCCGGCCTCGCGGCCGGCCAGGGGGGCGGTCGACCCGGATACGCCGGGGGAAGCGGAAGGGGAGGAGGAGGCGGAGTCCGGCGAGTCGGACCCGGGCCCGGCGGGGGCCTGCGCCCCGTGCCCGGTCGTCGCCGGGGAGGACGGGTCCGGGCCGCTGCCCGGAGTTCCGGAGACAGGGACGCCGGACCGCCCGGGCAGGGCGGACGGGAGCGCCGAGGGGGACGCGGAGCCCGACGGTACGGGCCGTGGCGCGGCCGGACGGGCAGGGGCCGCGGACGGGGTGGCGGCGGGGCTCGACGTGCCGGGGGTGGGGGGCGTGGCGGAGTGGGGCGGGCTGGCGGGCGCCGGTGAACCGTGGGCGGAGCCGCCCAGCGGCCCCAGCGCCGCTCCGGCTGCAGCCATCAGACAGACCGCACACCTCGACGGCCATGCGGCCGGAAGTCCTGGACCCATGAGATCAGCGTCACACGGGCCCCCTCATCCGGCATCCCGGACGCGGTATCCGGAAATTCGGGCCCTGATAGTGCCCTGATAGCGGTCCGGGGCGGAGATCCGTGGGCCCGTAACGGTCACCTCCGGACACCGCCCGGCCGGACGGATTCGACAGGTGGCCGGCGGATCAGGAGGGCTTGCCGGTGGAGACCTGCAGCTCGAAGTGGGCGCCGCGCTCGGAGACGGCCGCGCCGGAGGACGGGAACTGGCCGACGACCTGGCCGTCGGCGTAGGTGTTGCCCTTCTCCTCGATCTCCTTGACGGTCCATCCCGCGGCGGCCGCGCACGCCTTCGCGGACTGGATGTCCTTGTAGACGAAGTTCGGCGCCTGGACCTTCGCCGGGTCGTTGGAGTCCTCGGAGGCATTCGTGCACTCCGTGCTCTTCATCGTCCGGTTGCGCTCCGGCGGGCGGTATCCCTCCACCTCGCTGGTGCCCGGGTCCCCGCCCTTGCCCGCCTCGTCGTCCTTGCCGTCCTTGCCGTCTTGGAGGGCGATCGCGGTGATCAGGCCGCCGATGGCCAGCAGCGCGACGACGATCGAACCGACGACGACCGGCATGTTCCGCTTGGAGCCGCCGCCGGCGGCCGCGCCCACGGCCGTCGCGTGCTGCGGGCTGATCGAGTACGGCGGCGGGGTCTGGTGGGCCAGTGGTCCCGAGGTCTGGTAGCCCTGGGCCGCCTGCGGGTAGCCGTAGCCCGGCGTGGGCGCCGGGGTCGGTTGGCCGTACGGACCCGGCTGGTGGGGCTGCTGCTGCGGATGCGGCTGGTACGGCGTCTGGACGCTCTGGGGCGACGGGGCGCTCTGGTCGACCGGCGGGAACACCGCGGAGCCGACACCGGAGCCGCTGTTGGCGGGTCCGCCGCCGGCCACGATCACGGGGGCGCCGGTCTGGCCGCCGGAGGCGTTCAGCACGCGGGCGATCTCGTCGCGCATCGCGGCGGCGCTGGGGAAGCGCTCGTTCGGGTTCTTCTTGAGCGCGCGGGCGACGAGGGCGTCCATGGCCGGGGTGACCGACCGGTTGATGCTGGACGGCGCGACCGGCTCCTCCTGCACATGCGCGTACGCGATGGCCAGCGGCGAGTCCGCGTCGAACGGGATCCGGCCGGTGAGCAGCTGGAAGAGCATGATGCCGACCGAATACAGGTCGGACCGGGCGTCGACGCCGCGGCCGAGGGCCTGCTCGGGGGAGAGATACTGCGGGGTGCCGACGACCATGCCGGTCTGCGTCATCGAGGTGACACCGGACTGCATGGCACGGGCGATGCCGAAGTCCATGACCTTGACGATGCCGCGCTTGGTCATCATCACGTTGCCGGGCTTGATGTCCCGGTGGACCAGGCCCATCTCGTGGCTGGTCTCCAGCGCGGCGAGCACGTCCGCCGTCACCTTGAGGGCCTTGTCGGCGGGCATCGCGCCGTGACTGCGGATGTCGGCTGCCAACACCGAGCCG from Streptomyces sp. CA-278952 carries:
- a CDS encoding NAD(P)H-quinone oxidoreductase, coding for MYAITIPEPGGPEALVWAEVPDPVPGDGEVLVEVVASAVNRADVLQRQGFYNPPPGASPYPGLECAGRILALGPGVTGWAVGDAVCALLAGGGYAEKVAVPAGQLLPVPEGVDLVEAAALPEVTATVWSNVFMVAHLRPGETFLVHGGSSGIGTMAIQLAKAVGARVAVTAGSPEKLARCAELGADILINYREQDFVEELRENTAGSGADVILDLIGAKYLDRNVTALAVNGRLAIIGLQGGAKGELNLGALLTKRAAVTATSLRGRPLHEKAAIIAAVREHVWPLIADGVVRPVVDRALPMADAAEAHRVLESSAHIGKVLLVAPSAGI
- a CDS encoding bacterial proteasome activator family protein — translated: MEMPRNDRSQEHPQVLVVGQDGMAIGGGASDDESREVPVTEMVEQPAKVMRIGSMIKQLLEEVRAAPLDEASRVRLKEIHASSVKELEDGLAPELVEELERLSLPFTEESVPSEAELRIAQAQLVGWLEGLFHGIQTALFAQQMAARAQLEQMRRALPPGTGHEDEEGGADPHGPIRSGPYL
- a CDS encoding FtsX-like permease family protein, which produces MNPLPGWRAAFRIARRDAVRAKGRSALVVAMIALPVLGVTAADLTYRSALPTKAKELTAELGAADARFSATSMGPVKLQQMPDGATWGTPQGAPDPTPEEQERPVDVPAAFPEGSRYLTERTAPASVTTRHGITDTEITELSVSDPMLRGRIELTEGAYPRADDEIAATEDFIEASGLSVGDRVTVRGPDQTYTLTGAVELPADLRADSLYALPGSVIDPWQKTADRDKNVLPPQASDPRWLVQAPTGAGVTWQDVLAANDKGVVVMSRRVALDPPPDSEIPMAAMMGDPYNATDKALTAAALTVAAMALLEIVLLAGPAFAVGARRSRRQLGLVGSCGGTRGQVRAVVLAGGAVLGAVGAVVGVGAGFGLTALFRPMIEDYAGSRFGELTVRPWEILGIAVLGLVTGVLAALAPAIVAGRQSVLESLTGRRGTRRGSRVLPVIGVTALGAGVAVAVYGGVNGSTNLVAGGSILAELGVLGCIPVIVGLLGRLGRRLPLTPRIALRDAARNRGRTAPAVAAVMAAVAGSIAIATYTSSGAAEQAYDYTPNMTPGTAALMASDDRDNADLPRSRAAVEENLPVSGGRADIGRVWAGSDCSVYYEEENGCGTLELVKPTGKGHSCPLKGKGAKELALRISADEHKRLMNSPACMDENYTMVAFGTDEHKIVIGGADVLDSYVKLEDPAAAKAIAEGTPVLLNPAYAKGGEVTLKATHIYNARDKKNRALHPGKARTTTDRLKVYVAPDHYAATPGIRMVMPEKTAERLGLHVKEYGSFFTLNREPTDAENQSVQAALDQAGNRAYLMTSEERSRTDDDTILLILALFAGVVTLGAAAITTGLSKADAEADLTTLSAVGAPPGVRRSLSGFQCLVVALTGVLLGTVAGLVPAVALRLTDLRAALADMREDPMQSAYTPIVMPWETIGLLAVVVPVLAGLLAADLTSSRLTLARRAG
- a CDS encoding ABC transporter ATP-binding protein — its product is MPSSATPPPPPSSGTPGGSPVLELRALTRTHGSGIAEVHALRGIQLAVHPGELVAVMGPSGSGKSTLLTLAGGLDTATSGQVVIEGQDIAALGPKGMAALRRRSVGYVFQDYNLIPALTAAENIALPRELDGVSVRKARKEALAALAELKLEEIADRFPDEMSGGQQQRVAIARALVGDRRLVLADEPTGALDSETGEAVLALLRTRCDQGAAGVMVTHEPRYAAWADRVVFLRDGSIVDQTLTTGADSLLSTGTAEAAT
- a CDS encoding PadR family transcriptional regulator, whose protein sequence is MSIRHGLLALLERGPRYGSQLRTEFESRTGSTWPLNVGQVYTTLSRLERDGMIVQEGSDDAGHDLYAITDDGRTELRTWFETPVDRTSPPRDELAIKLAMAVGAPGVDIRDVIQAQRHHTLKAMQDYTRLKAQALADVPANRDEVAWLLVVEQLIFQAEAEARWLDHCESRLVRLAEAAATEPSAEPGPTATRGPARSLAGRTRSRR
- a CDS encoding protein kinase domain-containing protein, yielding MSQDGAQGRYAGGAVAGGRYQLRDLLGEGGMASVYLAYDSALDRQVAIKTLHTELGREQSFRERFRREAQAVAKLQHTNIVSVFDTGEDELGGALMPYIVMEYVEGQPLGSVLAADIRSHGAMPADKALKVTADVLAALETSHEMGLVHRDIKPGNVMMTKRGIVKVMDFGIARAMQSGVTSMTQTGMVVGTPQYLSPEQALGRGVDARSDLYSVGIMLFQLLTGRIPFDADSPLAIAYAHVQEEPVAPSSINRSVTPAMDALVARALKKNPNERFPSAAAMRDEIARVLNASGGQTGAPVIVAGGGPANSGSGVGSAVFPPVDQSAPSPQSVQTPYQPHPQQQPHQPGPYGQPTPAPTPGYGYPQAAQGYQTSGPLAHQTPPPYSISPQHATAVGAAAGGGSKRNMPVVVGSIVVALLAIGGLITAIALQDGKDGKDDEAGKGGDPGTSEVEGYRPPERNRTMKSTECTNASEDSNDPAKVQAPNFVYKDIQSAKACAAAAGWTVKEIEEKGNTYADGQVVGQFPSSGAAVSERGAHFELQVSTGKPS